A portion of the Bubalus kerabau isolate K-KA32 ecotype Philippines breed swamp buffalo chromosome 1, PCC_UOA_SB_1v2, whole genome shotgun sequence genome contains these proteins:
- the HNRNPM gene encoding heterogeneous nuclear ribonucleoprotein M isoform X2, giving the protein MEESMKKAAEVLNKHSLSGRPLKVKEDPDGEHARRAMQKVMATTGGMGMGPGGPGMINIPPSILNNPNIPNEIIHALQAGRLGSTVFVANLDYKVGWKKLKEVFSMAGVVVRADILEDKDGKSRGIGTVTFEQSIEAVQAISMFNGQLLFDRPMHVKMDERALPKGDFFPPERPQQLPHGLGGIGMGLGPGGQPIDANHLNKGIGMGNLGPAGMEGPFGGGMENMGRFGSGMNMGRINEMERGMGGGFERMSRSFGEPLGRGMEILSNALKRGEIIAKQGGGGGGGSVPGIERMGPGIDRIGGAGMERMGAGLGHGMDRVGSEIERMGLVMDRMGSVERMGSGIERMGPLGLDHMASSIERMGQTMERIGSGVERMGAGMGFGLERMAAPIDRVGQTIERMGSGVERMGPAIERMGLGMERMVPAGMGAGLERMGPVMDRMATGLERMGANNLERMGLERMGANSLERMGLERMGANSLERMGPAMGPALGAGIERMGLAMGGGGGASFDRAIEMERGNFGGSFAGSFGGAGGHAPGVARKACQIFVRNLPFDFTWKMLKDKFNECGHVLYADIKMENGKSKGCGVVKFESPEVAERACRMMNGMKLSGREIDVRIDRNA; this is encoded by the exons ATGGAAGAGAGCATGAAAAAAGCTGCTGAAGTTCTAAACAAGCATAGTCTGAGTGGAAGACCACTGAAAGTCAAAGAA GATCCTGATGGTGAACATGCCAGGAGAGCAATGCAAAAGGTGATGGCTACGACTGGTGGGATGGGTATGGGACCAGGTGGCCCAGGAATGATTAATATCCCACCCAGTATCCTAAATAATCCTAACATCCCAAATGAGATTATCCATGCATTACAGGCTGGAAGACTTGGAAGCACAGTATTTGTAGCAAAT CTGGATTATAAAGTTGGCTGGAAGAAACTGAAGGAAGTTTTTAGTATGGCTGGTGTGGTGGTCCGAGCAGACATTCTTGAGGATAAAGATGGAAAAAGTCGTGGAATAGGCACTGTTACTTTTGAACAGTCCATTGAAGCCGTGCAAGCTATAT CTATGTTTAATGGCCAGCTGCTGTTTGACAGACCAATGCACGTGAAAATG GATGAGAGGGCCTTACCAAAGGGAGATTTTTTCCCTCCTGAGCGTCCACAACAACTTCCCC atggacttGGTGGTATTGGCATGGGGTTAGGACCAGGAGGGCAGCCTATTGATGCCAACCATTTGAATAAAGGCATTGGAATGGGCAACCTGGGACCTGCAG GCATGGAAGGACCCTTTGGTGGTGGTATGGAAAACATGGGTCGATTTGGATCTGGGATGAACATGGGCAGAATAAACG AGATGGAGCGTGGCATGGGTGGAGGATTTGAGAGAATGTCTCGAAGCTTTGGAGAGCCCCTTGGCAGAGGAATGG AAATCCTAAGTAATGCCCTGAAGAGAGGAGAGATCATTGCAAAGCAGGGAGGAG GTGGAGGCGGAGGCAGTGTCCCTGGAATTGAGAGGATGGGCCCCGGCATTGACCGCATCGGGGGGGCCGGCATGGAACGCATGGGCGCAGGCCTGGGCCACGGCATGGATCGTGTGGGCTCCGAGATTGAGCGCATGGGCCTGGTCATGGACCGCATGGGCTCCGTCGAGCGCATGGGCTCTGGCATCGAACGCATGGGCCCCCTGGGCCTCGACCACATGGCCTCCAGCATCGAGCGCATGGGCCAGACCATGGAGCGCATCGGCTCTGGCGTGGAGCGCATGGGTGCCGGCATGGGCTTTGGCCTCGAGCGAATGGCTGCACCCATTGACCGTGTGGGCCAGACCATCGAGCGCATGGGCTCTGGTGTGGAGCGCATGGGCCCTGCCATCGAGCGCATGGGCCTGGGCATGGAGCGCATGGTGCCCGCAGGCATGGGGGCAGGCCTGGAGCGCATGGGCCCCGTGATGGATCGCATGGCCACCGGCCTGGAGCGCATGGGCGCCAACAACCTGGAGCGCATGGGCCTGGAGCGTATGGGCGCCAACAGTCTCGAGCGTATGGGCCTGGAGCGCATGGGCGCCAACAGCCTAGAGCGTATGGGTCCTGCCATGGGCCCGGCCCTGGGCGCTGGCATTGAGCGCATGGGCCTGGCCATGGGTGGCGGTGGCGGTGCCAGCTTTGACCGTGCCATCGAGATGGAGCGTGGCAACTTTGGAGGAAGTTTCGCGGGTTCCTTTGGTGGAGCTGGAGGCCATGCCCCTGGGGTGGCCAGGAAGGCCTGCCAGATATTTGTGAGAAAT CTCCCGTTTGATTTTACATGGAAGATGCTAAAAGACAAGTTCAACGAATGCG GCCACGTGCTGTATGCCGACATCAAGATGGAGAATGGGAAGTCCAAGGGGTGCGGTGTGGTTAAGTTTGAGTCGCCAGAGGTGGCTGAGAGAGCCTGCCGGATGATGAATGGGATGAAGCTGAGTGGCCGAGAGATTGATGTTCGAATCGATAGAAATGCTTAA
- the HNRNPM gene encoding heterogeneous nuclear ribonucleoprotein M isoform X6 → MEESMKKAAEVLNKHSLSGRPLKVKEDPDGEHARRAMQKVMATTGGMGMGPGGPGMINIPPSILNNPNIPNEIIHALQAGRLGSTVFVANLDYKVGWKKLKEVFSMAGVVVRADILEDKDGKSRGIGTVTFEQSIEAVQAISMFNGQLLFDRPMHVKMDERALPKGDFFPPERPQQLPHGLGGIGMGLGPGGQPIDANHLNKGIGMGNLGPAGMEGPFGGGMENMGRFGSGMNMGRINGGGGGSVPGIERMGPGIDRIGGAGMERMGAGLGHGMDRVGSEIERMGLVMDRMGSVERMGSGIERMGPLGLDHMASSIERMGQTMERIGSGVERMGAGMGFGLERMAAPIDRVGQTIERMGSGVERMGPAIERMGLGMERMVPAGMGAGLERMGPVMDRMATGLERMGANNLERMGLERMGANSLERMGLERMGANSLERMGPAMGPALGAGIERMGLAMGGGGGASFDRAIEMERGNFGGSFAGSFGGAGGHAPGVARKACQIFVRNLPFDFTWKMLKDKFNECGHVLYADIKMENGKSKGCGVVKFESPEVAERACRMMNGMKLSGREIDVRIDRNA, encoded by the exons ATGGAAGAGAGCATGAAAAAAGCTGCTGAAGTTCTAAACAAGCATAGTCTGAGTGGAAGACCACTGAAAGTCAAAGAA GATCCTGATGGTGAACATGCCAGGAGAGCAATGCAAAAGGTGATGGCTACGACTGGTGGGATGGGTATGGGACCAGGTGGCCCAGGAATGATTAATATCCCACCCAGTATCCTAAATAATCCTAACATCCCAAATGAGATTATCCATGCATTACAGGCTGGAAGACTTGGAAGCACAGTATTTGTAGCAAAT CTGGATTATAAAGTTGGCTGGAAGAAACTGAAGGAAGTTTTTAGTATGGCTGGTGTGGTGGTCCGAGCAGACATTCTTGAGGATAAAGATGGAAAAAGTCGTGGAATAGGCACTGTTACTTTTGAACAGTCCATTGAAGCCGTGCAAGCTATAT CTATGTTTAATGGCCAGCTGCTGTTTGACAGACCAATGCACGTGAAAATG GATGAGAGGGCCTTACCAAAGGGAGATTTTTTCCCTCCTGAGCGTCCACAACAACTTCCCC atggacttGGTGGTATTGGCATGGGGTTAGGACCAGGAGGGCAGCCTATTGATGCCAACCATTTGAATAAAGGCATTGGAATGGGCAACCTGGGACCTGCAG GCATGGAAGGACCCTTTGGTGGTGGTATGGAAAACATGGGTCGATTTGGATCTGGGATGAACATGGGCAGAATAAACG GTGGAGGCGGAGGCAGTGTCCCTGGAATTGAGAGGATGGGCCCCGGCATTGACCGCATCGGGGGGGCCGGCATGGAACGCATGGGCGCAGGCCTGGGCCACGGCATGGATCGTGTGGGCTCCGAGATTGAGCGCATGGGCCTGGTCATGGACCGCATGGGCTCCGTCGAGCGCATGGGCTCTGGCATCGAACGCATGGGCCCCCTGGGCCTCGACCACATGGCCTCCAGCATCGAGCGCATGGGCCAGACCATGGAGCGCATCGGCTCTGGCGTGGAGCGCATGGGTGCCGGCATGGGCTTTGGCCTCGAGCGAATGGCTGCACCCATTGACCGTGTGGGCCAGACCATCGAGCGCATGGGCTCTGGTGTGGAGCGCATGGGCCCTGCCATCGAGCGCATGGGCCTGGGCATGGAGCGCATGGTGCCCGCAGGCATGGGGGCAGGCCTGGAGCGCATGGGCCCCGTGATGGATCGCATGGCCACCGGCCTGGAGCGCATGGGCGCCAACAACCTGGAGCGCATGGGCCTGGAGCGTATGGGCGCCAACAGTCTCGAGCGTATGGGCCTGGAGCGCATGGGCGCCAACAGCCTAGAGCGTATGGGTCCTGCCATGGGCCCGGCCCTGGGCGCTGGCATTGAGCGCATGGGCCTGGCCATGGGTGGCGGTGGCGGTGCCAGCTTTGACCGTGCCATCGAGATGGAGCGTGGCAACTTTGGAGGAAGTTTCGCGGGTTCCTTTGGTGGAGCTGGAGGCCATGCCCCTGGGGTGGCCAGGAAGGCCTGCCAGATATTTGTGAGAAAT CTCCCGTTTGATTTTACATGGAAGATGCTAAAAGACAAGTTCAACGAATGCG GCCACGTGCTGTATGCCGACATCAAGATGGAGAATGGGAAGTCCAAGGGGTGCGGTGTGGTTAAGTTTGAGTCGCCAGAGGTGGCTGAGAGAGCCTGCCGGATGATGAATGGGATGAAGCTGAGTGGCCGAGAGATTGATGTTCGAATCGATAGAAATGCTTAA
- the HNRNPM gene encoding heterogeneous nuclear ribonucleoprotein M isoform X3 encodes MEESMKKAAEVLNKHSLSGRPLKVKEDPDGEHARRAMQKAGRLGSTVFVANLDYKVGWKKLKEVFSMAGVVVRADILEDKDGKSRGIGTVTFEQSIEAVQAISMFNGQLLFDRPMHVKMDERALPKGDFFPPERPQQLPHGLGGIGMGLGPGGQPIDANHLNKGIGMGNLGPAGMGMEGIGFGINKMGGMEGPFGGGMENMGRFGSGMNMGRINEMERGMGGGFERMSRSFGEPLGRGMEILSNALKRGEIIAKQGGGGGGGSVPGIERMGPGIDRIGGAGMERMGAGLGHGMDRVGSEIERMGLVMDRMGSVERMGSGIERMGPLGLDHMASSIERMGQTMERIGSGVERMGAGMGFGLERMAAPIDRVGQTIERMGSGVERMGPAIERMGLGMERMVPAGMGAGLERMGPVMDRMATGLERMGANNLERMGLERMGANSLERMGLERMGANSLERMGPAMGPALGAGIERMGLAMGGGGGASFDRAIEMERGNFGGSFAGSFGGAGGHAPGVARKACQIFVRNLPFDFTWKMLKDKFNECGHVLYADIKMENGKSKGCGVVKFESPEVAERACRMMNGMKLSGREIDVRIDRNA; translated from the exons ATGGAAGAGAGCATGAAAAAAGCTGCTGAAGTTCTAAACAAGCATAGTCTGAGTGGAAGACCACTGAAAGTCAAAGAA GATCCTGATGGTGAACATGCCAGGAGAGCAATGCAAAAG GCTGGAAGACTTGGAAGCACAGTATTTGTAGCAAAT CTGGATTATAAAGTTGGCTGGAAGAAACTGAAGGAAGTTTTTAGTATGGCTGGTGTGGTGGTCCGAGCAGACATTCTTGAGGATAAAGATGGAAAAAGTCGTGGAATAGGCACTGTTACTTTTGAACAGTCCATTGAAGCCGTGCAAGCTATAT CTATGTTTAATGGCCAGCTGCTGTTTGACAGACCAATGCACGTGAAAATG GATGAGAGGGCCTTACCAAAGGGAGATTTTTTCCCTCCTGAGCGTCCACAACAACTTCCCC atggacttGGTGGTATTGGCATGGGGTTAGGACCAGGAGGGCAGCCTATTGATGCCAACCATTTGAATAAAGGCATTGGAATGGGCAACCTGGGACCTGCAG gaatgGGAATGGAAGGCATAGGatttggaataaataaaatgggaG GCATGGAAGGACCCTTTGGTGGTGGTATGGAAAACATGGGTCGATTTGGATCTGGGATGAACATGGGCAGAATAAACG AGATGGAGCGTGGCATGGGTGGAGGATTTGAGAGAATGTCTCGAAGCTTTGGAGAGCCCCTTGGCAGAGGAATGG AAATCCTAAGTAATGCCCTGAAGAGAGGAGAGATCATTGCAAAGCAGGGAGGAG GTGGAGGCGGAGGCAGTGTCCCTGGAATTGAGAGGATGGGCCCCGGCATTGACCGCATCGGGGGGGCCGGCATGGAACGCATGGGCGCAGGCCTGGGCCACGGCATGGATCGTGTGGGCTCCGAGATTGAGCGCATGGGCCTGGTCATGGACCGCATGGGCTCCGTCGAGCGCATGGGCTCTGGCATCGAACGCATGGGCCCCCTGGGCCTCGACCACATGGCCTCCAGCATCGAGCGCATGGGCCAGACCATGGAGCGCATCGGCTCTGGCGTGGAGCGCATGGGTGCCGGCATGGGCTTTGGCCTCGAGCGAATGGCTGCACCCATTGACCGTGTGGGCCAGACCATCGAGCGCATGGGCTCTGGTGTGGAGCGCATGGGCCCTGCCATCGAGCGCATGGGCCTGGGCATGGAGCGCATGGTGCCCGCAGGCATGGGGGCAGGCCTGGAGCGCATGGGCCCCGTGATGGATCGCATGGCCACCGGCCTGGAGCGCATGGGCGCCAACAACCTGGAGCGCATGGGCCTGGAGCGTATGGGCGCCAACAGTCTCGAGCGTATGGGCCTGGAGCGCATGGGCGCCAACAGCCTAGAGCGTATGGGTCCTGCCATGGGCCCGGCCCTGGGCGCTGGCATTGAGCGCATGGGCCTGGCCATGGGTGGCGGTGGCGGTGCCAGCTTTGACCGTGCCATCGAGATGGAGCGTGGCAACTTTGGAGGAAGTTTCGCGGGTTCCTTTGGTGGAGCTGGAGGCCATGCCCCTGGGGTGGCCAGGAAGGCCTGCCAGATATTTGTGAGAAAT CTCCCGTTTGATTTTACATGGAAGATGCTAAAAGACAAGTTCAACGAATGCG GCCACGTGCTGTATGCCGACATCAAGATGGAGAATGGGAAGTCCAAGGGGTGCGGTGTGGTTAAGTTTGAGTCGCCAGAGGTGGCTGAGAGAGCCTGCCGGATGATGAATGGGATGAAGCTGAGTGGCCGAGAGATTGATGTTCGAATCGATAGAAATGCTTAA
- the HNRNPM gene encoding heterogeneous nuclear ribonucleoprotein M isoform X5: MEESMKKAAEVLNKHSLSGRPLKVKEDPDGEHARRAMQKVMATTGGMGMGPGGPGMINIPPSILNNPNIPNEIIHALQAGRLGSTVFVANLDYKVGWKKLKEVFSMAGVVVRADILEDKDGKSRGIGTVTFEQSIEAVQAISMFNGQLLFDRPMHVKMDERALPKGDFFPPERPQQLPHGLGGIGMGLGPGGQPIDANHLNKGIGMGNLGPAGMGMEGIGFGINKMGGMEGPFGGGMENMGRFGSGMNMGRINGGGGGSVPGIERMGPGIDRIGGAGMERMGAGLGHGMDRVGSEIERMGLVMDRMGSVERMGSGIERMGPLGLDHMASSIERMGQTMERIGSGVERMGAGMGFGLERMAAPIDRVGQTIERMGSGVERMGPAIERMGLGMERMVPAGMGAGLERMGPVMDRMATGLERMGANNLERMGLERMGANSLERMGLERMGANSLERMGPAMGPALGAGIERMGLAMGGGGGASFDRAIEMERGNFGGSFAGSFGGAGGHAPGVARKACQIFVRNLPFDFTWKMLKDKFNECGHVLYADIKMENGKSKGCGVVKFESPEVAERACRMMNGMKLSGREIDVRIDRNA, translated from the exons ATGGAAGAGAGCATGAAAAAAGCTGCTGAAGTTCTAAACAAGCATAGTCTGAGTGGAAGACCACTGAAAGTCAAAGAA GATCCTGATGGTGAACATGCCAGGAGAGCAATGCAAAAGGTGATGGCTACGACTGGTGGGATGGGTATGGGACCAGGTGGCCCAGGAATGATTAATATCCCACCCAGTATCCTAAATAATCCTAACATCCCAAATGAGATTATCCATGCATTACAGGCTGGAAGACTTGGAAGCACAGTATTTGTAGCAAAT CTGGATTATAAAGTTGGCTGGAAGAAACTGAAGGAAGTTTTTAGTATGGCTGGTGTGGTGGTCCGAGCAGACATTCTTGAGGATAAAGATGGAAAAAGTCGTGGAATAGGCACTGTTACTTTTGAACAGTCCATTGAAGCCGTGCAAGCTATAT CTATGTTTAATGGCCAGCTGCTGTTTGACAGACCAATGCACGTGAAAATG GATGAGAGGGCCTTACCAAAGGGAGATTTTTTCCCTCCTGAGCGTCCACAACAACTTCCCC atggacttGGTGGTATTGGCATGGGGTTAGGACCAGGAGGGCAGCCTATTGATGCCAACCATTTGAATAAAGGCATTGGAATGGGCAACCTGGGACCTGCAG gaatgGGAATGGAAGGCATAGGatttggaataaataaaatgggaG GCATGGAAGGACCCTTTGGTGGTGGTATGGAAAACATGGGTCGATTTGGATCTGGGATGAACATGGGCAGAATAAACG GTGGAGGCGGAGGCAGTGTCCCTGGAATTGAGAGGATGGGCCCCGGCATTGACCGCATCGGGGGGGCCGGCATGGAACGCATGGGCGCAGGCCTGGGCCACGGCATGGATCGTGTGGGCTCCGAGATTGAGCGCATGGGCCTGGTCATGGACCGCATGGGCTCCGTCGAGCGCATGGGCTCTGGCATCGAACGCATGGGCCCCCTGGGCCTCGACCACATGGCCTCCAGCATCGAGCGCATGGGCCAGACCATGGAGCGCATCGGCTCTGGCGTGGAGCGCATGGGTGCCGGCATGGGCTTTGGCCTCGAGCGAATGGCTGCACCCATTGACCGTGTGGGCCAGACCATCGAGCGCATGGGCTCTGGTGTGGAGCGCATGGGCCCTGCCATCGAGCGCATGGGCCTGGGCATGGAGCGCATGGTGCCCGCAGGCATGGGGGCAGGCCTGGAGCGCATGGGCCCCGTGATGGATCGCATGGCCACCGGCCTGGAGCGCATGGGCGCCAACAACCTGGAGCGCATGGGCCTGGAGCGTATGGGCGCCAACAGTCTCGAGCGTATGGGCCTGGAGCGCATGGGCGCCAACAGCCTAGAGCGTATGGGTCCTGCCATGGGCCCGGCCCTGGGCGCTGGCATTGAGCGCATGGGCCTGGCCATGGGTGGCGGTGGCGGTGCCAGCTTTGACCGTGCCATCGAGATGGAGCGTGGCAACTTTGGAGGAAGTTTCGCGGGTTCCTTTGGTGGAGCTGGAGGCCATGCCCCTGGGGTGGCCAGGAAGGCCTGCCAGATATTTGTGAGAAAT CTCCCGTTTGATTTTACATGGAAGATGCTAAAAGACAAGTTCAACGAATGCG GCCACGTGCTGTATGCCGACATCAAGATGGAGAATGGGAAGTCCAAGGGGTGCGGTGTGGTTAAGTTTGAGTCGCCAGAGGTGGCTGAGAGAGCCTGCCGGATGATGAATGGGATGAAGCTGAGTGGCCGAGAGATTGATGTTCGAATCGATAGAAATGCTTAA
- the HNRNPM gene encoding heterogeneous nuclear ribonucleoprotein M isoform X1, whose translation MEESMKKAAEVLNKHSLSGRPLKVKEDPDGEHARRAMQKVMATTGGMGMGPGGPGMINIPPSILNNPNIPNEIIHALQAGRLGSTVFVANLDYKVGWKKLKEVFSMAGVVVRADILEDKDGKSRGIGTVTFEQSIEAVQAISMFNGQLLFDRPMHVKMDERALPKGDFFPPERPQQLPHGLGGIGMGLGPGGQPIDANHLNKGIGMGNLGPAGMGMEGIGFGINKMGGMEGPFGGGMENMGRFGSGMNMGRINEMERGMGGGFERMSRSFGEPLGRGMEILSNALKRGEIIAKQGGGGGGGSVPGIERMGPGIDRIGGAGMERMGAGLGHGMDRVGSEIERMGLVMDRMGSVERMGSGIERMGPLGLDHMASSIERMGQTMERIGSGVERMGAGMGFGLERMAAPIDRVGQTIERMGSGVERMGPAIERMGLGMERMVPAGMGAGLERMGPVMDRMATGLERMGANNLERMGLERMGANSLERMGLERMGANSLERMGPAMGPALGAGIERMGLAMGGGGGASFDRAIEMERGNFGGSFAGSFGGAGGHAPGVARKACQIFVRNLPFDFTWKMLKDKFNECGHVLYADIKMENGKSKGCGVVKFESPEVAERACRMMNGMKLSGREIDVRIDRNA comes from the exons ATGGAAGAGAGCATGAAAAAAGCTGCTGAAGTTCTAAACAAGCATAGTCTGAGTGGAAGACCACTGAAAGTCAAAGAA GATCCTGATGGTGAACATGCCAGGAGAGCAATGCAAAAGGTGATGGCTACGACTGGTGGGATGGGTATGGGACCAGGTGGCCCAGGAATGATTAATATCCCACCCAGTATCCTAAATAATCCTAACATCCCAAATGAGATTATCCATGCATTACAGGCTGGAAGACTTGGAAGCACAGTATTTGTAGCAAAT CTGGATTATAAAGTTGGCTGGAAGAAACTGAAGGAAGTTTTTAGTATGGCTGGTGTGGTGGTCCGAGCAGACATTCTTGAGGATAAAGATGGAAAAAGTCGTGGAATAGGCACTGTTACTTTTGAACAGTCCATTGAAGCCGTGCAAGCTATAT CTATGTTTAATGGCCAGCTGCTGTTTGACAGACCAATGCACGTGAAAATG GATGAGAGGGCCTTACCAAAGGGAGATTTTTTCCCTCCTGAGCGTCCACAACAACTTCCCC atggacttGGTGGTATTGGCATGGGGTTAGGACCAGGAGGGCAGCCTATTGATGCCAACCATTTGAATAAAGGCATTGGAATGGGCAACCTGGGACCTGCAG gaatgGGAATGGAAGGCATAGGatttggaataaataaaatgggaG GCATGGAAGGACCCTTTGGTGGTGGTATGGAAAACATGGGTCGATTTGGATCTGGGATGAACATGGGCAGAATAAACG AGATGGAGCGTGGCATGGGTGGAGGATTTGAGAGAATGTCTCGAAGCTTTGGAGAGCCCCTTGGCAGAGGAATGG AAATCCTAAGTAATGCCCTGAAGAGAGGAGAGATCATTGCAAAGCAGGGAGGAG GTGGAGGCGGAGGCAGTGTCCCTGGAATTGAGAGGATGGGCCCCGGCATTGACCGCATCGGGGGGGCCGGCATGGAACGCATGGGCGCAGGCCTGGGCCACGGCATGGATCGTGTGGGCTCCGAGATTGAGCGCATGGGCCTGGTCATGGACCGCATGGGCTCCGTCGAGCGCATGGGCTCTGGCATCGAACGCATGGGCCCCCTGGGCCTCGACCACATGGCCTCCAGCATCGAGCGCATGGGCCAGACCATGGAGCGCATCGGCTCTGGCGTGGAGCGCATGGGTGCCGGCATGGGCTTTGGCCTCGAGCGAATGGCTGCACCCATTGACCGTGTGGGCCAGACCATCGAGCGCATGGGCTCTGGTGTGGAGCGCATGGGCCCTGCCATCGAGCGCATGGGCCTGGGCATGGAGCGCATGGTGCCCGCAGGCATGGGGGCAGGCCTGGAGCGCATGGGCCCCGTGATGGATCGCATGGCCACCGGCCTGGAGCGCATGGGCGCCAACAACCTGGAGCGCATGGGCCTGGAGCGTATGGGCGCCAACAGTCTCGAGCGTATGGGCCTGGAGCGCATGGGCGCCAACAGCCTAGAGCGTATGGGTCCTGCCATGGGCCCGGCCCTGGGCGCTGGCATTGAGCGCATGGGCCTGGCCATGGGTGGCGGTGGCGGTGCCAGCTTTGACCGTGCCATCGAGATGGAGCGTGGCAACTTTGGAGGAAGTTTCGCGGGTTCCTTTGGTGGAGCTGGAGGCCATGCCCCTGGGGTGGCCAGGAAGGCCTGCCAGATATTTGTGAGAAAT CTCCCGTTTGATTTTACATGGAAGATGCTAAAAGACAAGTTCAACGAATGCG GCCACGTGCTGTATGCCGACATCAAGATGGAGAATGGGAAGTCCAAGGGGTGCGGTGTGGTTAAGTTTGAGTCGCCAGAGGTGGCTGAGAGAGCCTGCCGGATGATGAATGGGATGAAGCTGAGTGGCCGAGAGATTGATGTTCGAATCGATAGAAATGCTTAA